From the Anaerolineales bacterium genome, one window contains:
- a CDS encoding cupin domain-containing protein, with protein sequence MHFVSSLSQIAAETPDGYETASRGFTRQTYVDRAKGSVHMGVGICALDEGGAIEHHLHSFEESFYVLEGQVSVQIGDLAFVLRPGDYGLIPTGSAHAWRNAGDAPARWLEMQAPQPRSLDYGRDTFFVPGEFPANAQPLDPAAAGGLMLGHFDESQLPKPGAPSEMEGFDPTTGVAIKMFVDRSSGALHQSLFLIQYQPGAKIDPHDHTFEESYYILSGRVRALADGQAHELGPGDVIWTGVGCIHSFENAGDEPVTWLETQASLPPAKEAFRFERDWAGKYPQSS encoded by the coding sequence ATGCACTTCGTCTCCAGCCTGAGCCAGATCGCCGCCGAAACGCCGGACGGTTATGAAACCGCCAGCCGAGGTTTCACGCGGCAAACCTATGTGGACCGCGCCAAGGGCTCGGTGCACATGGGTGTGGGCATCTGCGCGCTGGATGAGGGTGGGGCGATCGAGCATCATCTTCATTCGTTTGAAGAGAGCTTCTACGTTTTGGAAGGCCAGGTCAGCGTGCAGATCGGCGACCTGGCCTTTGTGCTGCGCCCGGGCGACTACGGGCTGATCCCTACCGGCAGCGCGCACGCCTGGCGCAACGCCGGCGACGCGCCGGCGCGCTGGCTGGAGATGCAGGCCCCGCAGCCACGCTCACTAGACTACGGACGCGATACGTTCTTTGTCCCCGGCGAGTTCCCCGCCAACGCGCAGCCGCTGGATCCGGCCGCGGCGGGCGGGCTGATGCTGGGCCACTTCGACGAGAGCCAGCTGCCCAAACCCGGCGCGCCCTCAGAGATGGAAGGCTTTGACCCCACCACGGGCGTGGCGATCAAGATGTTTGTGGACCGTTCGTCTGGCGCCCTGCACCAGTCCCTGTTTCTGATCCAGTACCAACCTGGCGCCAAGATTGATCCGCACGACCACACCTTTGAAGAGTCCTACTACATCCTCAGCGGGCGCGTGCGCGCCCTGGCCGATGGCCAAGCCCATGAACTGGGGCCGGGCGATGTGATCTGGACTGGCGTGGGTTGCATCCACAGCTTTGAGAACGCCGGGGACGAGCCAGTGACCTGGCTGGAAACGCAGGCCTCCCTGCCGCCGGCCAAAGAGGCTTTCCGCTTTGAGCGCGATTGGGCGGGCAAGTACCCGCAGAGCAGTTAG